The Aspergillus luchuensis IFO 4308 DNA, chromosome 4, nearly complete sequence DNA window AATACTATCGAACCCACCATCTAATATCGATACCAACGACTAGTGGGGAAGCACATTTTCATCGGCACGCGCCgcgctcatcttctccaacaacgGCCggattctctctctcctctctccaccatccccatcccttcGTCAAACCTCCACTCCTCAGGGTCGCCATGGGCTCAGAGTCTTCCCCACAACCATCGAATGAGATGCTCACCTTCAATGCTACGGCCTCCGTCCTGACTCCCCGACTGGGAAGACTGGCCTTTGCCGGCAGAAAacccatctccaccccacATTACATCCCTCTGGCCTCCCGAGGCGTCGTTCCGCATATTGCCCATGATGTGCTGCGTGATCACACAGACATCGGCAGTTTATATGTCGGTCTCGAAGATTGTatgccctcctctccttgtTCGGAGATCGAATCCGCGCTGACACGAATGCCCATCGGGGCCCAGATCAGTCGTAGAAAGACAAAGCCAAAAACATCCGCCTCCGATCTATACCATTCCCACTGCACACGATGAATCGGCCCTGCGCAAATTCGTCGCTCTCCCCGATGATCTCCTCTTGATCATGGGCGCACGTCGGGAGCCCCCGATCAAATGCCCCCCAGCCAATACCCCCAACTCCGTCGCCATCTACACCTCCGTCGGCTTCAGACAGCTTGAAGCTACCCAATACGTCGACGCCGTGCAGAAGCTCAACCCGGACATCGTCATCGGACTGGCAGATCTCGTGCTGGGACACACCCCTGGCAACAAGAGACGCGGCAAGATGGTGGATCGCACCCACGCCTTCACTACACATGCCACAGGACTACTCTACGGCAACACAGTGCCAGAGAACACCCGGTCAAAGTCAGCCTACTTCGCTCCCGTCCTCCCTCTCGAAAACGCCCAGCAGTCAATCTACATGGACGACCTCGAGACCGAGCTCCGACCCTTCATCTCCGGCCTGGCCCTCTACGAATCGGCATCTCTATCAGCCATCTCCGAACCGCTCGGAGACCTCCCCCGCCTCCTCTACAGCGCACCGGCAACTCCACACGACATCCTCCGCGACGTTTCCCTCGGAGCAGatctcctcaccatcccttTCATGGGCGTCTGCTCTGACGCCGGCATCGCCCTGGACTTCACCTTCCCAtcacccaacacccccacGACCATCACCCAACCCCATGACCTCGCCTTCGACCTCTGGTCCCCATCCCACACAATCGACACCTCCGCACTCTCCAATTCCTGCGAATGCTACACCTgccgcaaccaccaccgcgcatacatccaccacctcctaaCCGCGAAGGAAATGCTCGCCTGGAccctcctccaaatccacaaccaccacgtAATGGAtaccttcttcgccgccatCCGCGAAAGCATCTCCCGGGGTACCTTCGAAGCCGACACCCAGACCTTCCAACGGACCTACGTCTCCGAATTACCCAAACCTACCGGCCAAGGTCCACGGTACGTTTTACACACCCTCTATCTATCCCCTCAATCCCTCATAACCacacccacaacaacaactaaaCAATAGactgatatatttatagtctCCGCGGCTACCAACTCCCCGCCTCCGGCCCCAACCAACCGCGCCGTAATGCCCGCGCATACGGTAAACTCGACGACGCAGTGGAGAAGTTCGCCGAGTCGCAGTCTTCTCTCGCAACGCCGGATACAGGCGCCGAGGGACTCGAGGAGCATGGATTCGGGATGAAGGAGGTGTCGTAGTTTCAATGTTTTGATTCATTCATAGATGTCTACATGCATGTGAATGCATTTTTACAAATAGATAGTTATGACATAGCATAGCGTGGATtcgtggatggatggataattatatatagtaaacGAAGAGTTGATTCCATAGATTACTGTTTCTCCCAGACAACGGAATGTAATATTTGATTGAAAGGTATGAAATTGCAGATTCTATTTTCCGGTCAACTCATGATATGATGCAAActaatacatacatacatacatacacacgtCCTCTTCCGTCATTCATTCCCTCTTTCATATTCGAATTAGATTTGTTGAAAATAAGACAAGATTCAATTACCAAAATGAAACAGACCCCTCACCAtttgtatagtagtagtactgtgCTTTACTTACTGGTGAAATGTAATCCAGATAAAccaaatccatcatccccgacGCAACCACGCACCACCCAGACCAAGCCAGCGGCCAGAAGTAGTCCATAGTTTTAGGTTAATACATCCATCATATCAGAAAAAAATCACTGAGAATTCGCCAACTCGCGCCACAtccacttcttctcatcttcctcttcctcagagCCAGCTTCTGTGCCGGCGCCGAACTCTTGACCCACCACACAGACAAGCCAGACGTCGTTCTTGGTCTCGTCCAGGAAGCGCTCCGTCGCCGAGTTCTTGGGGTAGATGCGACGCCATTCATCCCAGATGCGATAGGCTTCGTCGCCCCAGGCACGGAAACTGACTTCCTCAATGATGGTGGGGGTGACGATCTCCTTGCCGCGGAAGACACCCCAGGTGACGGCGTTGACGTTGGCCGGGTTGATGTCGATCGGGTCCGGGTCGTCGGGGTTGGggccggggagggaggattcgAAGTCGCCCTTGACGTTGGTGGCGAACCAGGCGAGCTTCTCGTGGCCGTGTTTCTGGAGGAGAGGCTTGAGGACAGTGAGGTAGTCTTTGGTGGGGCAGAAGAATTCCACGAAGGGCTTCTGGAAGACAAATCCCTCTCCCGGTGGACCCCAGCCGAAGACGGGGTCGTCGCTACGGACACCGTTGAGGGCGGGTTGCGAGGCCAGAGTCCACCAGCCTTTCTTGTCGATTAGAGTTAAAAGCTCGGGTTGGATCACGGCTGTCTCGGCGTTCAGGCCATTGCTGTCCTCTTCGGCGCCTCCTTCGGACCAGGGGACCATGTGGAGCTCGCCGGAGACGTGGCGGCGGAATAGGGTGCTAATGTCTTCGCGGGTGACGGGGTAGCCCCAGATGCGCCGGGCAGTGGCAGCGGAGACGTGCAGCGAGGGACCGTAACCGTCGATCTCACCGAAAGCGGGCGAGCGTGCATCACCCCAACGTCCGTTGGGGAAGTCATCCCATGTGGCTTCTCTGCCGAGGGCACCGAGACCTTCGGAGATCTGGAGGGTTGTGCTGCGGTCGGGCGGCATGGCGGGAAGGCCGGCGCTCAAGGCGGAGGCCTCATGTGTTATGGAGTCTTTCGAAGAGGGTTCGGAGATCTGTACCTTGTCGACGATGACACGGTTGTGAGGGATGGAGCTGACGGATGAGCGGCGGCTGGCCAGTGTGCGGATGGGAGCACCGTTCGGGGCGATGTACGACGACGAATCCATAGCAGACAAGTTACCTCCATCGACCAAGGCATCGGAGTCATCGATTTCTGTGTAGGGGGGAATGAGTTCGCAGCGCTCGAGAATGAACGACACCGTCTTCTCCAGGTTCAGAGTGTAGAAGTGGAATCCGCGGAGACCAGGAGAGACCAGATCGCGGATGCCATACACAAGATCagtgatgatgtcgacacCAATGCGCTTCAcagcatcgtcatcatgcttcacctcctccagcttgGACAGGACCTGCGGGGGGATCTTGACATGACTGAGCTTCGTGACTCTCGTCAGAATCTTGTAACTGTGGATGGGCATCAGACCGGGGACGATGGGGATGGTCTTGAAGACGCCAGATTCATGGTTCCGTAGCATCGTCTCAAACTTGGTGTATGCCTCCAGATCGTAGGTCAACTGAGTCATGATGAAGTCCGCACCGGCCTGCGTCTTCTCGATCAAGTAGGGCAGGTCCCTGGCCGGATCCTGAACATCCTGGAAGTTATCGGCGGGGTGACCCTCGGGGTACGCCGCCACACCAATGCAGAAATAGTCGCCATACTGCTTGCGAATGTAGCGCACCAAGTCGACGGCAAATGTAAAGTCCTTGTTGCTGTCATCCTCGCCGTGCATGTTGTATTCTTCGCTCCGGGGCGGGTCACCCCGCAAGGCCAGGATGTTCCTGATTCCAAGCACCTTGGCTTCCTCCAGGGCTTCGTCGACCAAGGCGCGACTCATATTCGTACAGGTAAGGTGTAGACATGTCGTCAGCTGCAGTTGGCGCTGACAGATCTCCGCCAGCTCCAGCGATCTCGCGGCGGTGCTTCCTCCAGCGCCCCAAGTGACCGTCACGAACAACGGGCGCAAAGCCTGGGCCATACGCTCCAACCGGGCTTGTAGATTGGCGAAACCCTAGATAGACGGCAAGCATTTTTGTTAGCGACCGATATATCATCGTAGATTTGAGTCACTCCAGTGCGGGGAGTTTGTAGAGGGTTGCCCCACCATCTTTGTcttgggagggaagaacTCCAAAGAAAAGTAATTGGCGTCTGGCGGCAAAGCCGCGATCTTGTCCGTGATCTTCTCCATGATGAGCGCAGTCTCAGCAGCCGAAACAGCGACACGATGGcggacggaggagagggagtggaaggcgaggaaagaagaaggcgtGAAGGACGGAGGTGGGGAAGAACAAGACTTCCTCCCTCCGATGGAGCCTCCGGAAAAGGCACCATGACGAACTGCCGACCCCATCGCTGCCAGCATCATTCTTGTCATGAACTGAGCCCAATTATTATCATCCCGGCCGATCGGTGGAACATCCTGCTAGTAGAGGCCTGGACAACCATGTCGCCGATCGGAGAGTGAATATTTGGTGCTCAGTATGGGCCCGGTTCCTCTCTCCATTTGCACTGTATCGTTCGCGTCTAAAATGCTCGGGTAGTTCTTGTCCATGACTTGAAGAgattcttcttccctgaCATTATCCCATCGACTTGCTCGATGACTTCCCAGGACTTGTAAGAAAGAGAGGACCCCAGGGACTGGGTAATTGCAGGTCCTGGACGAACAAATGCATGTAAATTCCCCCCTTGTTCTGCGTATAGTTTATTCTCTCCTCGTTGCAAACACAGCAAACATCAACTCTTCATTGATTATCTCCGATGGCCTCGCGATATCGGCTTCACAACCACCCAGTTGATTGGATTACAATTGCGAAATACAATACAATACCATTATCTTCCTGACTTTCTCGGTGGTACCTGACCGGGAATCGCTTCTACCCCCTGCATAGGGCCGACAGCTTCACTCCCCCAACCCTATCCAGCCACAATGCCATCATCGCGCTCTATCCTCCAAACTTATCGTCTCATCTCACAGCGCAAACCCTCCGCCCACCGTCTCTTctcaactcctcctcctcccccacccccttccGCAAAAGATGTCCGGTCGCGTCTACACAAATTAAATGATCGTCTTCCAGCCTCGGTCCGTCCCTACACCACGCCTCTTCTCGGAGCTCCCGCAACCCACATTacatccttcctcatcctgcaCGAGATCACCGCCGTGATCAGTCTATTTGGATTGGTGGCTGCCTTTCATTATAACAATGGATTGCTCCCGGATATGTCCTCCAATCAATTGTTCGAGGAGCAGACGCAGAAGTTCGGACGTTGGCTGCGGAAGAAAGgctgggtggaggaggtggatgttgataCTGTAGCTGAGGAGTATGGAGGAGACAGTGCACACCACCATGGCGAGGCGGAACGGTCAGCGTGGTCAGTCCAAGGCGAACGGGAGGGAGTGAGGTTGATCTTGGAGTTCGCAACAGCTTATCTCATTACCAAGGCTCTAATGCCGGTCCGCATCGTGGTGAGTGTTTGGGCTACCCCGTGGTTTTCTAGAGCCGTGCTTTCGCCATTGGGTAGAGGTGCTAGAGGACTGTTTGGGAAGAAATGATTGTCGGATCAGGCACAGTGCATATATGTATGATGTAGTGTTGGGCGGGTTTAAGCtttgtacggagtactactagCGTGGCATTATATAGATcatgaatatattttatatttgtATTTCTAGTTCTCATGAGATCTTGGAGTTTTATATCACCCGAGGTACTCTACATCCCAACTCGTAGCGGAATGCAGGCGCTCAGGCGCAGGTCTGGCCGGAATAATTTAGGCCTTCTCGTAGATCCAGTCGAACTGGGAGTGCTTCCACTGCTGGAGCTCGCTGGGGGAGAACCAGAGGGAGATCTCCTTCTGGGCGTTCTCGACGGAGTCGGAACCGTGGCAGACGTTGCGGCCGACGTCCTATGCAACTGTCAGTGAGATGTCTCGATCATGAGGGGATCGGAGTCCTTACGATGGCGTAGTCACCACGGATGGTGCCGGGGGCGGAGGCAAGGGGGTTGGTGGCACCGAGGATGGTGCGGCCGGTCTTGACGGCGTCACGGCCCTCCCAGACCATGGCGCAGATGGGGCCAGAGAGCATGTCTAGAAGCAAGATCAGTATGCTGGCATGCGTCAATGTTCAACATGTGTGGGTTACATACAGGAGACGAgaccggggaagaagggcttcTCCTTGAGGTCAGCGTAGTGCTTCTCGAGGTGCTCACGGCCGGGAGAGCAGAGCTTCAGAGCAACGAGCTTGAAGCTGGAACAATGTTAGTATCTATGCTTTTGCAAATGCCATTCAATAGGTAATACGAACCCACGGTTCTCGAAGCGAGAGATGATGGGGCCAACGAGTCCGCGCTGGTAGTAGGGTCAGTACTGGTTTATTCCGGAGATGCCGCAGATGCATCGAAAAGCGATGATTCGAGGCGTGAATCAGTCATACCTGGACACCGTCGGGCTTGATGGCAATGAAGCTAGATCAATTGGTTAGTGTCATGATTGCAATGaggggttgatgaggatCCAGGGAGCAAGATCCCTAAGGACCCcccgagagaaagagagagagagaaaagagcaaTGGAGGGGTAGAGGGGTaaaaggaagaaaataatagaaagtGGAATCAACTTACGTCTGCTCGGAAGACATTTTGATGGATGTGAGAGTATAACAATGAAGTCACTGAGATACGATTGagggaacaagaagaagaaagagaagaagcagagccGGTGGTGAGTTGGCGAAAAATATAGGGAGGGACCGTAAAAGCCAGTGTGGGGCAGCCAGAAGGAGGGGCAATACTCACTCTCTGAGACAACTTACGGGCTGGTTGACTGATTCCCGTGGGTGCCTGCATGCCTGCATGCCTAACTGCCTGATCGATGACTTGAAAAGTACCTCCTGCCTGAGGCCAGAACAAGTCTAATCCCCAGCCGCCAAAATAAGACTAGCGCCCACACTAAGCCTAACTGAGAGCTTCCCCCCATCTCAGCTCCATCTGGCCAGCCTGGAACTATCGAGTGCCCTTGTTGTACTACTTGCATTATATTATCGTATCTAGTTgcattttccttcttctatCCCAGCACATAACGGCTTTGTGTGTGGGACCTTCACCTCTGGTAGATGCAGGTCGACACGCTAGTGGTTGCTGATAGTTCTTCTTTCAGAGGTTGAGTGTCTCTGATTGACTACTGAGCTCTCCCATCATGGCCGGAACTCGGCCAATGTCCAACCGTTGGACCCTACTGCTGTCCTTGGTGATCCTACTCGGATGCCTTGTCATCCCCGGGGGTAAGCCTATCCAATCATACACCCATCGGTTAGACTCGCCTTGACATCTAACAACGCCGCATAGTCACCGTGAAACACGAGAACTTCAAGACATGTTCTCAATCGGGCTTCTGTAAGCGGAACAGAGCGTTCGCCGACGATGCTTCCGCCCAAGGTCCATCCTGGACTTCCCCCTACGAGCTCGACTCATCCTCTATTCAATTCAAAGATGGCCAATTGCACGGAACCATTCTCAAATCCGTCTCCGCCAACGAAAAAGTCAAGCTGCCTCTTGTTGTCTCCTTCCTCGAGTCCGGCGCCGCCCGAGTTGttgtcgatgaggagaagcgaTTGAACGGCGACATTCAGCTTCGACACGATAGCAAAGCACGCAAGGAACGCTACAATGAGGCAGAGAAGTGGGTGTTG harbors:
- a CDS encoding tRNA-ribosyltransferase family protein (COG:A;~EggNog:ENOG410PG40;~InterPro:IPR002616,IPR028592,IPR036511;~PFAM:PF01702;~go_function: GO:0008479 - queuine tRNA-ribosyltransferase activity [Evidence IEA];~go_function: GO:0016763 - transferase activity, transferring pentosyl groups [Evidence IEA];~go_process: GO:0006400 - tRNA modification [Evidence IEA]), which translates into the protein MGSESSPQPSNEMLTFNATASVLTPRLGRLAFAGRKPISTPHYIPLASRGVVPHIAHDVLRDHTDIGSLYVGLEDFVERQSQKHPPPIYTIPTAHDESALRKFVALPDDLLLIMGARREPPIKCPPANTPNSVAIYTSVGFRQLEATQYVDAVQKLNPDIVIGLADLVLGHTPGNKRRGKMVDRTHAFTTHATGLLYGNTVPENTRSKSAYFAPVLPLENAQQSIYMDDLETELRPFISGLALYESASLSAISEPLGDLPRLLYSAPATPHDILRDVSLGADLLTIPFMGVCSDAGIALDFTFPSPNTPTTITQPHDLAFDLWSPSHTIDTSALSNSCECYTCRNHHRAYIHHLLTAKEMLAWTLLQIHNHHVMDTFFAAIRESISRGTFEADTQTFQRTYVSELPKPTGQGPRYVLHTLYLSPQSLITTPTTTTKQ
- a CDS encoding methylenetetrahydrofolate reductase (NAD(P)H) MET12 (COG:E;~EggNog:ENOG410PH5R;~InterPro:IPR029041,IPR003171;~PFAM:PF02219;~go_function: GO:0004489 - methylenetetrahydrofolate reductase (NAD(P)H) activity [Evidence IEA];~go_process: GO:0006555 - methionine metabolic process [Evidence IEA];~go_process: GO:0055114 - oxidation-reduction process [Evidence IEA]); the encoded protein is MAQALRPLFVTVTWGAGGSTAARSLELAEICQRQLQLTTCLHLTCTNMSRALVDEALEEAKVLGIRNILALRGDPPRSEEYNMHGEDDSNKDFTFAVDLVRYIRKQYGDYFCIGVAAYPEGHPADNFQDVQDPARDLPYLIEKTQAGADFIMTQLTYDLEAYTKFETMLRNHESGVFKTIPIVPGLMPIHSYKILTRVTKLSHVKIPPQVLSKLEEVKHDDDAVKRIGVDIITDLVYGIRDLVSPGLRGFHFYTLNLEKTVSFILERCELIPPYTEIDDSDALVDGGNLSAMDSSSYIAPNGAPIRTLASRRSSVSSIPHNRVIVDKVQISEPSSKDSITHEASALSAGLPAMPPDRSTTLQISEGLGALGREATWDDFPNGRWGDARSPAFGEIDGYGPSLHVSAATARRIWGYPVTREDISTLFRRHVSGELHMVPWSEGGAEEDSNGLNAETAVIQPELLTLIDKKGWWTLASQPALNGVRSDDPVFGWGPPGEGFVFQKPFVEFFCPTKDYLTVLKPLLQKHGHEKLAWFATNVKGDFESSLPGPNPDDPDPIDINPANVNAVTWGVFRGKEIVTPTIIEEVSFRAWGDEAYRIWDEWRRIYPKNSATERFLDETKNDVWLVCVVGQEFGAGTEAGSEEEEDEKKWMWRELANSQ
- a CDS encoding uncharacterized protein (COG:S;~EggNog:ENOG410PQ65;~InterPro:IPR018811;~PFAM:PF10306;~TransMembrane:1 (o69-93i)), whose amino-acid sequence is MPSSRSILQTYRLISQRKPSAHRLFSTPPPPPPPSAKDVRSRLHKLNDRLPASVRPYTTPLLGAPATHITSFLILHEITAVISLFGLVAAFHYNNGLLPDMSSNQLFEEQTQKFGRWLRKKGWVEEVDVDTVAEEYGGDSAHHHGEAERSAWSVQGEREGVRLILEFATAYLITKALMPVRIVVSVWATPWFSRAVLSPLGRGARGLFGKK
- the NDK1 gene encoding nucleoside diphosphate kinase (BUSCO:EOG09264YKY;~COG:F;~EggNog:ENOG410PHRW;~InterPro:IPR034907,IPR036850,IPR001564,IPR023005;~PFAM:PF00334;~go_function: GO:0004550 - nucleoside diphosphate kinase activity [Evidence IEA];~go_process: GO:0006165 - nucleoside diphosphate phosphorylation [Evidence IEA];~go_process: GO:0006183 - GTP biosynthetic process [Evidence IEA];~go_process: GO:0006228 - UTP biosynthetic process [Evidence IEA];~go_process: GO:0006241 - CTP biosynthetic process [Evidence IEA]) — its product is MSSEQTFIAIKPDGVQRGLVGPIISRFENRGFKLVALKLCSPGREHLEKHYADLKEKPFFPGLVSYMLSGPICAMVWEGRDAVKTGRTILGATNPLASAPGTIRGDYAIDVGRNVCHGSDSVENAQKEISLWFSPSELQQWKHSQFDWIYEKA